In one window of Brassica rapa cultivar Chiifu-401-42 chromosome A07, CAAS_Brap_v3.01, whole genome shotgun sequence DNA:
- the LOC103832088 gene encoding cyclin-B2-4: MGGSDENRHGVIGPMNPQGGVRGGKANPGNGQTRRALSNINKNIIGAPVYPCAVNKRPLSEKNVMCHKKILPPPVPAHRPITRKFAAQLAENNPQTKKEETKSEPVDIVIIDVEEEEEDGDFNEPMFVQHTEAMLDEIDRMEGIEMEDSNDTDEEEEEAVMDIDSCDKKNPLAVVDYIDDIYDFYKKNECRSCVPPNYMENQPDINERMRGILVDWLIEVHYKFELMEETLYLTINLIDRFLAVHHHVARKKLQLVGVTAMLLACKYEEVSVPVVDDLILISDKAYTRREVLDMEKLMANTLQFNFCLPTPYVFMRRFLKAAQSDQKVELLSFFIVELCLVEYEMLQYAPSQLAASAIYTAQSTLKGFEEWSKTCEFYTGYTEEKLMECSRKMAGLHHEAGTGKLTGVYRKYNTSKFGYASRTEPAGFLLL, translated from the exons ATGGGTGGATCAGACGAGAACCGACACGGAGTTATCGGACCCATGAACCCGCAAG GTGGTGTACGTGGAGGAAAGGCGAATCCGGGGAATGGGCAGACACGAAGAGCGCTTAGTAACATAAACAAGAACATCATCGGAGCTCCGGTTTATCCTTGTGCTGTCAACAAGCGACCTTTGTCTGA GAAAAATGTGATGTGTCACAAGAAGATTCTTCCACCACCTGTTCCAGCGCATCGACCAATCACTAGGAAGTTTGCTGCTCAATTAGCTGAGAACAATCCCCAAACCAAGAAGGAG GAAACCAAGAGCGAACCAGTTGATATAGTCATAATAgatgtggaagaagaagaagaagatggagactTTAATGAGCCAATGTTTGTTCAACACACTGAAGCCATGCTTGATGAAATTGACAGAATG GAGGGTATTGAAATGGAAGATTCAAATGAtactgatgaagaagaagaagaggctgtGATGGATATAGATAGCTGTGACAAGAAGAACCCTCTAGCTGTAGTTGATTACATTGATGACATATACGACTTCTACAAGAAAAATGAG TGTCGTAGCTGCGTCCCGCCTAACTACATGGAGAATCAACCTGACATTAACGAGAGGATGAGAGGGATCCTTGTTGATTGGTTGATTGAG GTGCATTACAAGTTCGAGCTGATGGAAGAGACGCTATACCTCACGATCAACCTCATAGACAGGTTTCTCGCGGTTCATCACCACGTCGCAAGGAAGAAGCTTCAGCTTGTTGGTGTAACTGCTATGTTGCTAGCTTGCAAGTACGAGGAAGTATCGGTTCCTGTTGTGGATGATCTCATCTTGATCTCTGACAAGGCTTACACTAGGAGAGAAGTTCTTGACAtg GAGAAGTTAATGGCTAACACCTTACAATTCAATTTCTGTCTGCCTACTCCGTATGTGTTCATGAGGAGGTTTCTCAAAGCTGCACAGTCTGATCAAAAG GTTGAGCTTCTATCGTTCTTCATCGTTGAGCTTTGCTTAGTGGAGTACGAGATGCTCCAGTATGCACCTTCGCAGTTAGCTGCTTCAGCGATCTACACTGCTCAGTCCACGCTTAAAGGGTTCGAGGAGTGGAGCAAGACCTGCGAGTTCTACACTGGCTACACTGAAGAAAAGCTCAT GGAGTGTTCGAGGAAGATGGCTGGTTTGCATCACGAGGCAGGGACAGGGAAGCTAACGGGTGTTTACAGGAAATACAACACATCCAAGTTTGGTTATGCTTCAAGAACTGAACCTGCTGGTTTTCTTCTTCTGTAA
- the LOC103832089 gene encoding protein FAR1-RELATED SEQUENCE 4 yields MLSQMEFETHEDAYTYYKDYAKSAGFGTAKLSSRRSRASKEFIDAKFSCIRYGTKQQSDDAINPRASPKIGCKASMHVKRRPDGKWYVYSFVEEHNHDLLPEQSHFFRSHRIESSDPRLRRNKKSNNPLADCSKHLAVYHDLAFLDGGGYMRNQHDKGRRLAIESHDAQILLEFLTRMQEENHKFFYAVDFNEDNVLRNVFWVDAKGIDDYKSFSDVVSFDTSYVVNKFKLPLVVFVGVNHHVQPVLLGCALVGDESVYSYVWLMESWLMAMGGLMPRVMLTDQDDGIKAAVSAVLPETRHCYCLWYVLDRFPRNLDYWGMWQDAFLKKFFKCVYGSWSEEEFDRRWMKLIDKFHLRDVQWMRCLYDERSFWAPTFMRGVTFAGMSTRYRSESVNSMFDRYVQCETSLKDFLEGYGMMLEDRYEEEAKADFDAWHEAPELKSPSPFEKQVLLVYTHVVFRRFQLEVLGAAACHLTKESEGGTTYSVKDFEDDQKYLVEWDESKSDIYCSCRSFEYKGYLCRHAIVVLQMSGVFTIPINYVLQRWTNAARNRHQISGNLELVQCNIRRFNDLCRRAIILGEEGSLSQESYDVAMFAMKEAFKLCAIKVNTIEHPTIDHIHEDNQYGSTSKQIGFEHNIQHAGNASGQGETIKEKRSSLNNTSKKAKHVTESGNVGEGSQEGFQHVVAASRPFQAGLAAQFHNTIPAVFQNVIPTEFHNIQATNMHQNNPPG; encoded by the exons ATGCTCTCTCAAATGGAGTTCGAGACCCACGAAGACGCCTACACCTACTACAAAGACTACGCCAAATCCGCCGGCTTCGGAACCGCCAAGCTAAGCAGCCGGAGATCGCGAGCCTCGAAGGAGTTCATCGACGCCAAATTCTCCTGCATCCGCTACGGAACCAAGCAGCAATCCGACGACGCGATCAACCCTAGAGCCTCCCCCAAGATCGGCTGCAAGGCGAGCATGCACGTGAAACGCCGCCCCGACGGCAAATGGTACGTCTACAGCTTCGTCGAGGAGCACAACCACGACCTCTTACCGGAACAATCTCATTTCTTCCGCAGCCACCGAATCGAATCTTCGGATCCTCGTCTCCGGAGGAATAAGAAGAGCAATAATCCATTAGCTGATTGTTCGAAGCATCTCGCTGTTTATCACGATCTAGCGTTTCTCGATGGTGGTGGATACATGAGGAATCAGCACGATAAAGGACGGCGTCTTGCGATCGAATCTCACGATGCGCAGATCCTTCTCGAGTTTTTGACACGTATGCAGGAAGAGAATCATAAGTTCTTTTACGCCGTTGATTTTAATGAGGATAATGTTTTGAGGAATGTGTTCTGGGTTGATGCTAAAGGGATTGATGATTATAAGAGCTTTAGCGACGTCGTTTCGTTCGATACGAGTTATGTGGTGAACAAGTTTAAACTCCCGCTTGTTGTTTTCGTTGGTGTTAACCATCACGTGCAGCCCGTGCTGCTTGGATGCGCGTTGGTTGGGGATGAAAGTGTGTATAGTTATGTTTGGTTGATGGAGTCTTGGTTAATGGCGATGGGTGGTTTGATGCCGAGAGTGATGCTTACTGACCAAGACGATGGTATCAAAGCAGCGGTCTCTGCGGTTTTGCCGGAGACTCGTCATTGTTACTGCTTGTGGTATGTTCTTGACAGGTTCCCTCGGAATCTTGATTACTGGGGGATGTGGCAAGACGCGTTCTTGAAGAAGTTTTTCAAGTGTGTGTACGGTTCGTGGTCTGAGGAGGAGTTTGATAGGAGGTGGATGAAGCTGATAGATAAGTTTCATCTTAGGGATGTTCAGTGGATGAGGTGTTTGTATGATGAACGTAGCTTCTGGGCGCCTACGTTTATGAGGGGAGTGACGTTCGCGGGGATGTCAACAAGGTATCGTTCGGAGAGTGTGAACTCTATGTTTGATAGGTATGTTCAGTGTGAGACTTCGCTTAAGGATTTTTTAGAAGGGTATGGGATGATGCTAGAGGATAGGTACGAAGAGGAAGCTAAAGCTGATTTCGACGCTTGGCATGAAGCGCCTGAGCTGAAGTCTCCGTCGCCGTTTGAGAAGCAGGTGTTGCTTGTGTACACTCACGTGGTGTTCAGGAGGTTTCAGCTCGAGGTTCTGGGTGCTGCTGCTTGTCATTTGACGAAGGAGAGCGAGGGAGGAACGACTTACAGTGTTAAGGACTTTGAAGACGATCAGAAGTATCTGGTGGAGTGGGATGAATCGAAGTCGGATATTTACTGCTCTTGCCGTTCGTTTGAGTACAAGGGGTATCTCTGTAGACACGCGATTGTTGTTCTCCAAATGTCTGGCGTTTTCACCATTCCGATAAACTATGTGTTGCAGAGATGGACAAATGCAGCTAGGAACAGGCATCAGATCAGCGGGAACCTTGAGCTTGTGCAGTGTAATATCCGACGTTTCAATGATCTTTGCCGGCGAGCTATTATATTAGGAGAAGAAGGGTCTCTTTCGCAAGAGAGTTATGATGTCGCCATGTTTGCAATGAAAGAAGCTTTTAAACTATGTGCTATTAAAGTTAATACCATCGAACATCCGACCATAGATCATATCCATGAAGACAATCAATATGGATCCACATCGAAGCAGATTGGATTCGAACATAACATTCAGCATGCAGGCAACGCTTCAGGGCAAGGTGAAACCATAAAGGAGAAGAGAAGTAGTCTAAACAATACATCTAAAAAGGCAAAG CATGTGACGGAATCTGGAAATGTTGGAGAGGGAAGCCAAGAAGGGTTTCAACATGTTGTG GCTGCTTCAAGACCGTTTCAGGCGGGATTAGCAGCGCAGTTTCACAACACGATCCCAGCAGTGTTTCAAAACGTGATCCCCACGGAGTTCCACAACATTCAGGCTACGAATATGCATCAGAACAATCCCCCTGGGTGA
- the LOC103832090 gene encoding GDP-mannose transporter GONST3: protein MPTNDEETANPITTDPKHETWRSLLLRQASVYGVAAGYCISASLLSIINKWAITKFPYPGALTALQYLTSFAGVVLSSQLGLVEHDPLTLSTMWRFLPAAMIFYLSLFTNSELLLHANVDTFIVFRSAVPIFVAVGETLFLHQPWPNVKTWGALATIFGGSFLYVLTDYQFTVAAYAWAVAYLVSMTIDFVYIKHVVMTIGLNTWGLVLYNNLEALLLFPIELLIMGELKKIKHEITVESDWYEMQVVLPVGLSCLFGLAISFFGFSCRRAISATGFTVLGIVNKLLTVVINLVVWDKHSTFVGTLGLLICMFGGVMYQQSTVKKPTQEEKPQEEEEEKLLEMQENKESIVEVKEDVKVEEKV from the coding sequence ATGCCGACGAACGACGAAGAAACCGCGAATCCAATCACAACAGATCCAAAGCACGAGACTTGGCGCAGCCTCCTCCTCCGCCAAGCCTCCGTCTACGGCGTCGCCGCCGGCTACTGCATCTCCGCCTCCCTCCTCTCCATCATCAACAAATGGGCCATCACCAAGTTCCCCTACCCCGGCGCCCTCACCGCTCTCCAGTACCTCACGAGCTTCGCCGGCGTCGTCCTCTCCTCCCAGCTCGGCCTCGTCGAGCACGACCCCTTAACCCTCTCCACCATGTGGCGGTTCCTCCCCGCCGCGATGATCTTCTACCTCTCCCTCTTCACCAACAGCGAGCTCCTCCTCCACGCCAACGTCGACACCTTCATCGTCTTCCGCTCCGCCGTCCCCATCTTCGTCGCCGTCGGGGAGACCCTCTTCCTCCACCAGCCCTGGCCTAACGTCAAGACCTGGGGAGCCTTAGCGACCATCTTCGGAGGAAGCTTTCTTTACGTTCTAACTGATTATCAGTTCACGGTGGCTGCTTACGCTTGGGCCGTTGCGTATCTTGTCTCTATGACGATTGACTTTGTTTACATCAAGCACGTGGTGATGACTATTGGGTTGAACACGTGGGGGCTCGTGCTTTATAACAACCTCGAGGCGCTTCTTTTGTTTCCGATCGAGTTGCTTATAATGGGGGAGTTGAAGAAGATTAAGCACGAGATTACGGTTGAGTCTGATTGGTATGAGATGCAAGTGGTGTTGCCTGTGGGGCTGTcgtgtttgtttggtttggcGATTTCCTTCTTTGGATTCTCGTGTCGACGTGCTATCTCCGCGACGGGGTTTACGGTTCTTGGGATTGTGAATAAGTTGTTGACGGTTGTGATTAATTTGGTGGTGTGGGATAAGCATTCGACGTTTGTTGGGACTTTGGGGTTGTTGATTTGTATGTTTGGTGGGGTTATGTATCAGCAGTCTACTGTCAAGAAACCGACACAAGAAGAGAAACcgcaagaagaggaagaagagaagctgCTGGAGATGCAGGAGAACAAGGAGAGCATTGTTGAAGTAAAGGAGGATGTGAAAGTAGAAGAGAAAGTATGA
- the LOC103832092 gene encoding protein NLP5 isoform X1 has product MNNNYHLPMDPAMDSSFMDGLLLDGCWLETTTTDASEFPNFSPSTSLAPFDPSSFMWSPQQDNTAAISSSTTLSHMYGQGFAERSSLEDLSTLNRRFWIGPSGGGHGSSVMERLVQAVKHIKDFTSERGDSLIQLWVPVDRGGKRVLTTKEQPFSHDPMSQRLAHYREISENYQFSAEQEDSSSKDLVGLPGRVFLGQVPEWTPDVRFFKNEEYPRVQHAQDCDVRGTLAIPVFEQGSKTCLGVIEVVMTTQMVKLSPELDSICRALQAVDLRSTEVPVSPSLKGPDFSYQAALPEIRNLLRCACETHKLPLAQTWMSCLKQSKTGCRHNDHNYIHCVSTIDDACYVGDPTVRDFHEACSEHHLLKGQGVVGEAFLTNGPCFSSDVSSYKKSEYPLSHHATMFGLHGTVAIRLRCIHTGSADFVLEFFLPKDCRDIEEQRRMLNALSTIMAHVPRSLRTVTEKELEEEGDQMVSEVETLPKIEETCEVHESSSNPQHVGLAVDGEIGFDYGKGVSVVNENSTFSSAGGGGSSRVTEKKKTKAEKNITLDVLRQYFAGSLKDAAKSIGVCPTTLKRICRQHGIQRWPSRKIKKVGHSLQKIQRVIDSVQGVSGHHLPIGSFYANFPNLASSQEQQSKQTTFLPSSSHSQPAKSSSPGSSCSHTSSCSSETQANKEDPMNKAREDTRAIKQTQTTQLSPSTSSQDDDFLRVKVSYEEEKIRFRMRNSRRLKDLLWEIAKRFSIEDVSRYDLKYLDEDNEWVLLRCDDDVEECVDVCRSFPGETIKLLLQLSSQHLQERSSVSGSLS; this is encoded by the exons ATGAATAACAATTATCATCTCCCCATGGATCCAGCTATGGACTCTTCATTCATGGACGGTTTGCTTCTAGATGGTTGCTGGCTAGAGACAACAACAACAGATGCATCTGAGTTCCCAAACTTTAGTCCTTCAACGTCCCTAGCCCCATTTGATCCTTCCTCCTTCATGTGGTCTCCACAGCAAGACAACACAGCAGCAATCTCTTCCTCTACTACCTTATCTCACATGTATGGTCAGGGCTTTGCAGAAAGGTCTAGTCTTGAGGATCTCTCAACCCTGAACAGACGGTTCTGGATTGGACCAAGCGGTGGAGGTCATGGCTCTTCTGTGATGGAGAGATTGGTTCAAGCGGTGAAACACATTAAAGACTTCACTAGCGAGAGAGGCGACTCTCTTATACAGCTGTGGGTGCCTGTGGATAGAGGAGGCAAGAGAGTTTTAACCACAAAGGAACAGCCTTTCAGCCATGATCCGATGTCTCAGAGGCTTGCTCATTACAGAGAGATCTCTGAGAATTATCAGTTCTCTGCTGAGCAAGAAGATTCGAGCTCCAAGGACTTGGTTGGTTTGCCTGGGAGAGTGTTCTTGGGGCAGGTTCCTGAGTGGACTCCTGATGTGAGGTTTTTCAAGAACGAGGAGTATCCTAGAGTCCAGCATGCTCAGGACTGCGATGTCCGTGGGACGTTAGCTATTCCTGTGTTTGAACAAGGGAGTAAGACTTGCTTAGGTGTTATTGAGGTTGTGATGACTACTCAAATGGTTAAGTTGAGCCCTGAGCTTGACAGTATCTGCAGAGCACTTCAG GCTGTTGATCTTAGGAGCACTGAAGTTCCGGTTTCGCCTTCTCTAAAG GGACCTGACTTCTCCTACCAAGCTGCATTACCTGAGATCAGAAACCTCCTGAGATGTGCCTGCGAGACGCACAAACTCCCACTAGCTCAAACATGGATGTCTTGTCTCAAGCAAAGCAAAACCGGCTGCCGTCACAACGACCACAACTACATCCACTGTGTATCCACAATAGACGATGCTTGCTACGTCGGTGACCCCACGGTCCGTGACTTCCACGAAGCTTGCTCTGAGCACCATCTCCTAAAAGGTCAAGGAGTTGTTGGAGAAGCTTTTTTAACCAACGGTCCTTGCTTCTCCTCTGATGTCTCTAGCTACAAGAAGTCTGAGTACCCTCTCTCTCACCACGCAACTATGTTTGGCTTACACGGCACGGTAGCTATACGCTTGCGCTGCATCCACACAGGCTCAGCTGACTTTGTCTTGGAGTTCTTTTTGCCTAAAGACTGCAGAGACATAGAGGAACAGAGGAGAATGTTGAATGCTCTTTCAACTATAATGGCTCATGTGCCTAGAAGTTTAAGGACAGTCACTGAGAAGGAGCTAGAAGAAGAGGGAGATCAAATGGTCAGTGAGGTTGAGACACTTCCAAAGATAGAGGAGACATGTGAAGTACATGAAAGTAGTAGTAATCCTCAGCATGTAGGCTTAGCTGTTGATGGAGAGATAGGCTTTGACTATGGTAAAGGAGTGAGTGTGGTGAATGAGAACAGCACTTTCTCTAgtgctggtggtggtggttcaAGTAGAGTGactgagaagaagaaaacaaaagctGAGAAGAACATTACTTTGGATGTTCTTAGACAATACTTTGCAGGGAGTCTCAAAGATGCTGCCAAGAGTATTGGTG TTTGTCCAACGACGTTGAAGAGAATCTGCAGACAGCATGGGATACAGAGATGGCCATCAAGAAAGATCAAGAAAGTTGGTCACTCGCTTCAGAAGATCCAACGTGTCATTGACTCTGTTCAAGGAGTGTCAGGTCATCATCTTCCTATAGGGTCCTTCTATGCTAACTTCCCAAACCTAGCTTCTTCGCAAGAGCAACAGTCCAAGCAGACAACGTTCttgccttcttcttcacattcacAGCCTGCAAAATCCTCCTCCCCTGGTTCCTCTTGTAGCCACACTTCGAGCTGTTCAAGCGAAACACAAGCAAACAAGGAGGATCCTATGAACAAAGCTAGAGAAGATACACGAGCTATTAAGCAAACGCAGACCACACAGTTATCACCGTCAACGTCATCACAGGACGATGATTTTCTGAGGGTGAAGGTAAGCTATGAGGAGGAGAAGATCCGGTTTAGGATGAGGAACTCGCGCAGGCTTAAAGATCTGTTGTGGGAGATAGCGAAACGGTTTAGTATAGAAGATGTGAGCAGATATGATCTGAAGTACTTAGATGAAGACAATGAATGGGTTTTGTTGAGGTGTGATGATGATGTTGAGGAATGTGTTGATGTTTGCAGATCTTTCCCTGGAGAGACGATAAAGCTTTTGCTTCAGCTCTCTTCTCAGCATTTGCAAGAACGTTCTTCTGTCAGTGGATCACTTTCCTGA
- the LOC103832092 gene encoding protein NLP5 isoform X2, with protein sequence MDSSFMDGLLLDGCWLETTTTDASEFPNFSPSTSLAPFDPSSFMWSPQQDNTAAISSSTTLSHMYGQGFAERSSLEDLSTLNRRFWIGPSGGGHGSSVMERLVQAVKHIKDFTSERGDSLIQLWVPVDRGGKRVLTTKEQPFSHDPMSQRLAHYREISENYQFSAEQEDSSSKDLVGLPGRVFLGQVPEWTPDVRFFKNEEYPRVQHAQDCDVRGTLAIPVFEQGSKTCLGVIEVVMTTQMVKLSPELDSICRALQAVDLRSTEVPVSPSLKGPDFSYQAALPEIRNLLRCACETHKLPLAQTWMSCLKQSKTGCRHNDHNYIHCVSTIDDACYVGDPTVRDFHEACSEHHLLKGQGVVGEAFLTNGPCFSSDVSSYKKSEYPLSHHATMFGLHGTVAIRLRCIHTGSADFVLEFFLPKDCRDIEEQRRMLNALSTIMAHVPRSLRTVTEKELEEEGDQMVSEVETLPKIEETCEVHESSSNPQHVGLAVDGEIGFDYGKGVSVVNENSTFSSAGGGGSSRVTEKKKTKAEKNITLDVLRQYFAGSLKDAAKSIGVCPTTLKRICRQHGIQRWPSRKIKKVGHSLQKIQRVIDSVQGVSGHHLPIGSFYANFPNLASSQEQQSKQTTFLPSSSHSQPAKSSSPGSSCSHTSSCSSETQANKEDPMNKAREDTRAIKQTQTTQLSPSTSSQDDDFLRVKVSYEEEKIRFRMRNSRRLKDLLWEIAKRFSIEDVSRYDLKYLDEDNEWVLLRCDDDVEECVDVCRSFPGETIKLLLQLSSQHLQERSSVSGSLS encoded by the exons ATGGACTCTTCATTCATGGACGGTTTGCTTCTAGATGGTTGCTGGCTAGAGACAACAACAACAGATGCATCTGAGTTCCCAAACTTTAGTCCTTCAACGTCCCTAGCCCCATTTGATCCTTCCTCCTTCATGTGGTCTCCACAGCAAGACAACACAGCAGCAATCTCTTCCTCTACTACCTTATCTCACATGTATGGTCAGGGCTTTGCAGAAAGGTCTAGTCTTGAGGATCTCTCAACCCTGAACAGACGGTTCTGGATTGGACCAAGCGGTGGAGGTCATGGCTCTTCTGTGATGGAGAGATTGGTTCAAGCGGTGAAACACATTAAAGACTTCACTAGCGAGAGAGGCGACTCTCTTATACAGCTGTGGGTGCCTGTGGATAGAGGAGGCAAGAGAGTTTTAACCACAAAGGAACAGCCTTTCAGCCATGATCCGATGTCTCAGAGGCTTGCTCATTACAGAGAGATCTCTGAGAATTATCAGTTCTCTGCTGAGCAAGAAGATTCGAGCTCCAAGGACTTGGTTGGTTTGCCTGGGAGAGTGTTCTTGGGGCAGGTTCCTGAGTGGACTCCTGATGTGAGGTTTTTCAAGAACGAGGAGTATCCTAGAGTCCAGCATGCTCAGGACTGCGATGTCCGTGGGACGTTAGCTATTCCTGTGTTTGAACAAGGGAGTAAGACTTGCTTAGGTGTTATTGAGGTTGTGATGACTACTCAAATGGTTAAGTTGAGCCCTGAGCTTGACAGTATCTGCAGAGCACTTCAG GCTGTTGATCTTAGGAGCACTGAAGTTCCGGTTTCGCCTTCTCTAAAG GGACCTGACTTCTCCTACCAAGCTGCATTACCTGAGATCAGAAACCTCCTGAGATGTGCCTGCGAGACGCACAAACTCCCACTAGCTCAAACATGGATGTCTTGTCTCAAGCAAAGCAAAACCGGCTGCCGTCACAACGACCACAACTACATCCACTGTGTATCCACAATAGACGATGCTTGCTACGTCGGTGACCCCACGGTCCGTGACTTCCACGAAGCTTGCTCTGAGCACCATCTCCTAAAAGGTCAAGGAGTTGTTGGAGAAGCTTTTTTAACCAACGGTCCTTGCTTCTCCTCTGATGTCTCTAGCTACAAGAAGTCTGAGTACCCTCTCTCTCACCACGCAACTATGTTTGGCTTACACGGCACGGTAGCTATACGCTTGCGCTGCATCCACACAGGCTCAGCTGACTTTGTCTTGGAGTTCTTTTTGCCTAAAGACTGCAGAGACATAGAGGAACAGAGGAGAATGTTGAATGCTCTTTCAACTATAATGGCTCATGTGCCTAGAAGTTTAAGGACAGTCACTGAGAAGGAGCTAGAAGAAGAGGGAGATCAAATGGTCAGTGAGGTTGAGACACTTCCAAAGATAGAGGAGACATGTGAAGTACATGAAAGTAGTAGTAATCCTCAGCATGTAGGCTTAGCTGTTGATGGAGAGATAGGCTTTGACTATGGTAAAGGAGTGAGTGTGGTGAATGAGAACAGCACTTTCTCTAgtgctggtggtggtggttcaAGTAGAGTGactgagaagaagaaaacaaaagctGAGAAGAACATTACTTTGGATGTTCTTAGACAATACTTTGCAGGGAGTCTCAAAGATGCTGCCAAGAGTATTGGTG TTTGTCCAACGACGTTGAAGAGAATCTGCAGACAGCATGGGATACAGAGATGGCCATCAAGAAAGATCAAGAAAGTTGGTCACTCGCTTCAGAAGATCCAACGTGTCATTGACTCTGTTCAAGGAGTGTCAGGTCATCATCTTCCTATAGGGTCCTTCTATGCTAACTTCCCAAACCTAGCTTCTTCGCAAGAGCAACAGTCCAAGCAGACAACGTTCttgccttcttcttcacattcacAGCCTGCAAAATCCTCCTCCCCTGGTTCCTCTTGTAGCCACACTTCGAGCTGTTCAAGCGAAACACAAGCAAACAAGGAGGATCCTATGAACAAAGCTAGAGAAGATACACGAGCTATTAAGCAAACGCAGACCACACAGTTATCACCGTCAACGTCATCACAGGACGATGATTTTCTGAGGGTGAAGGTAAGCTATGAGGAGGAGAAGATCCGGTTTAGGATGAGGAACTCGCGCAGGCTTAAAGATCTGTTGTGGGAGATAGCGAAACGGTTTAGTATAGAAGATGTGAGCAGATATGATCTGAAGTACTTAGATGAAGACAATGAATGGGTTTTGTTGAGGTGTGATGATGATGTTGAGGAATGTGTTGATGTTTGCAGATCTTTCCCTGGAGAGACGATAAAGCTTTTGCTTCAGCTCTCTTCTCAGCATTTGCAAGAACGTTCTTCTGTCAGTGGATCACTTTCCTGA
- the LOC103832093 gene encoding probable serine/threonine-protein kinase PBL11 codes for MFLFFSFKSNSCTEVFNLTRSSVDLTAVKHGKNPVNQKAPPPVVVMPPARGSNPKFPVAETRTIDNTTRKKQQEKPRSVDDPSREKQHEKKPRSVETPPSNPVEKQGVGKKAVPPSGKIVTPNLKMFTLTDLMTATKNFRPESMIGEGGFGQVFKGWVDEETLSPSRAGVGIPIAVKKSNPDSAQGLHEWQCEVRFLGKFHHPNLVKLLGYCWEENQFLLVYEFLPKGSLENHLFSKGDGLTWDTRLKIAIEAAQGLTFLHNSEKSVIYRDFKASNILLDSNFNAKLSDFGLAKHGPINGYSHVTTRVMGTQGYAAPEYVATGHLYVLSDVYGFGVVLLELLTGLRALDPNRPSAQQNLVEWAKPVLTQKKKIQKLMDPRLENKYPLLAVSKTAALILRCLEADPKNRPPMDDVLRELEIVRTIREQPKEEKRNRNNGHGSPHVRKTGRTR; via the exons atgtttttgtttttctcttttaaatcgAACTCATGTACCGAGGTTTTCAATCTAACAAGATCATCTGTTGATCTTACAGCGGTGAAACATGGTAAAAATCCAGTAAATCAAAAGGCTCCGCCGCCGGTGGTGGTAATGCCGCCGGCTAGGGGCTCGAATCCAAAGTTTCCGGTGGCAGAAACAAGAACCATCGATAACACGACTCGTAAAAAACAGCAGGAGAAGCCAAGATCCGTCGATGACCCATCTCGTGAAAAACAGCATGAGAAGAAGCCAAGATCCGTCGAGACTCCGCCGTCAAATCCGGTGGAGAAACAAGGAGTGGGAAAAAAAGCAGTGCCGCCGAGCGGGAAGATAGTGACGCCAAATCTAAAGATGTTCACATTAACGGATCTTATGACGGCGACAAAGAATTTCCGGCCGGAGTCGATGATCGGAGAAGGCGGGTTCGGACAGGTGTTCAAAGGATGGGTTGATGAGGAGACCTTATCTCCGTCGAGGGCCGGCGTGGGAATACCAATCGCCGTTAAGAAATCTAACCCTGATAGTGCTCAAGGGTTACATGAGTGGCAG TGTGAAGTGAGATTCTTAGGGAAGTTTCATCATCCAAATCTAGTCAAGCTCTTGGGATATTGCTGGGAAGAGAATCAGTTCCTCTTGGTCTATGAGTTTTTGCCTAAAGGAAGCCTTGAAAACCACCTCTTCTCAA AAGGAGATGGGTTGACATGGGATACACGTTTGAAAATAGCCATTGAAGCAGCTCAAGGACTTACATTTTTGCATAACTCCGAGAAGAGTGTTATTTACAGAGACTTCAAGGCTTCCAACATTCTTCTTGATTCC AACTTCAACGCCAAGCTTTCTGATTTTGGTCTAGCCAAACATGGTCCAATTAATGGATACTCCCACGTGACCACTCGTGTCATGGGCACACAAGGTTATGCAGCTCCCGAGTATGTGGCTACAG GTCATCTATACGTGCTGAGTGATGTTTACGGATTTGGAGTGGTCCTCTTAGAGCTATTAACCGGTCTAAGAGCACTAGACCCAAACCGACCATCTGCGCAACAGAATCTCGTGGAATGGGCTAAACCGGTTCTGACCCAGAAAAAGAAGATTCAGAAGTTGATGGACCCACGGCTCGAGAACAAGTATCCACTTTTGGCGGTGAGCAAAACCGCTGCATTAATTCTACGGTGTCTCGAGGCTGACCCGAAGAACCGACCTCCCATGGACGATGTACTTAGAGAATTAGAAATTGTAAGGACTATCAGAGAGCAACCAAAAGAAGAGAAGCGTAACCGGAACAATGGACATGGTTCACCGCACGTCCGTAAAACCGGTCGAACCAGATAG